In Providencia hangzhouensis, the DNA window GGTGTTAAACCGAGATGACCACACACAGGAACAGAGCGTTCTCCTAGCATTTTTACGGTATCACATAACCAGCTGCCACCCTCAATTTTCACCATGTTTGCACCCGCTTGCATCAAAATTGCTGCATTAGAACAAGCTTGTTCTGGTGTGGCGTAACTCATGAATGGCATATCTGCAATAATGAAGGCGTTTGGTGCACCTTTGCGAACGCATCGGGTGTGGTAAGCAATTTGCTCGACGGTCACAGGTAAAGTAGATGATTCACCTTGGATCGTCATTCCCAGTGAGTCTCCAACGAGCATCACCTGAATACCTTGCTCATAAAATAATTGAGCAAAGCTTGAGTCATAGGCTGTCATGGTTGCAAATTTGTGTTTGTCTTTTTTAAACTGACATAAATCAGCCAGAGAAATTGGTTTCATTATAATAACCTCCGGAAATGATCTCCCTGCGACCATACCTCATAAGAGGTTGAACATTTTAGGCTGGAATATCCCAAAACGTTAGGCCATTTCGAGGGACTTGTGTGAGTCTTTCTGAAAGCTTTTCGCCATCAGGAAAAACAAGGGAAGGGGCGATTTCGCTAAGCGGATACAACATAAACTCACGCTCTTTTAGCCCATAATGTGGAACGATTAACCGTTCAGTATTGATGATACGGTTACCAAAAAGCATGATATCGAGGTCAAGCGTTCGTGGCCCCCAACGTTCCTCTTTGCGTACACGGCCAAGTTCAAGCTCGATTTTTTGTGTATGGTTAAGAAGAACCTCGGGCTCAAGGCTTGTTTCTAGTAGCACAGCCAGATTCAAAAAATCTGGCTGGTCCTGTGGGCCTAATGGTTTAGTTCGATAAACAGAAGAGGTAGAAACAACGCGGCTATTAGGAATAGCATCTAATGCTGCAATAGCTTGCTGTGCCTGTAGCAGCGGCTCACCAAGGTTACTTCCTACAGCAATATAGACTTGTTCCATTGTATTCTCTCTATCTATTATGACTTATTCGGCCGGCGCGCGCCGGTTCCACCTTGTGATGAACGTGGGCGATGGCGGCGGCGAGTAGGGGCACTACCTAATTCCGAAATCATTTCACGCTGTTTGATATTATTCGCTTGTTGAAAATCAGTCCACCATAACGCTAACTCTTGTAACTCGTTGCGGTGCTCAACATTGGCTCTTAATTCTAATAAATCAAACGCTGCACGGAATTTTGGGTGCTCCATGAGTTTATTTGCGCGACGACCTTGGCGGCGAGGTAAGCGTAATTGCAATAACCAAATATCACGCATAGTGGTTGTAATGCGTTTTGGGATCGCAATCGAGCGGCACTGTTCATCTAATATATCATTCATTGCCAGCGCAAAGGCGTCGTAATAGGCCAACCCGCCTTCTTGAGATAGCTTCTCAGCATGCTCAGTAACTGGGTACCATAACATAACAGCAAATAAAAAAGCAGGGTTAACACGCTTATCATTTTTTAGTCTGAAATCAGTATTTTTAAGGACTTGCTCAATGATTTTTTCCATTGGCGAATCACTGTTATCAGTAAATCGGCTTGCGACAACAGGGAAAAGTTGCTCAAACAAACCATATTTTTTGAGCATTTTATAAGTCGCGTAACCTTGGCCTGCTTGGAGTAATTTGAGAGATTCTTCAAATAACCGAGCAGATGGAATTTCTCTCAATAAATGAGCGAGTTGGTAAATTGGCTCTGCGGTTTTCGGCTCGATGCTCATATTTAATTTGCAGGCAAAACGTACCGCTCTTAGCATTCTGACTGGGTCTTCACGATAGCGCGTTTCAGGGTCACCAATTAAACGAATAACGCCAGCTTTGAGGTCTTTCAAACCATTAACGTAGTCACGTAATGTGAAGTCTTCAATATTGTAATATAGGCTATTAACGGTGAAGTCCCGACGAATCGCATCTTCCTCAATAGAACCAAAGATGTTGTCGCGTAACAACATACCGTTTTGCGCTTGTGCAGATAAGTTTTTGTCATCTGACACATTTTGGTCATGGTGACCACGGAAAGTTGCAACTTCAATAATTTCGGGGCCAAACATAATATGGGCTAGACGGAAACGACGACCAACTAGACGGCAATTACGAAATAATTTGCGGATCTGCTCAGGTGTTGCGTTCGTAGTTATATCGAAGTCTTTAGGCTTTTGGCCTAAAAGCAAATCACGCACACCACCCCCCACTAAGTAGGCTTCAAAGCCACTTTTATTTAAGCGATACAGTACTTTTAATGCATTGTCACTAATATCACTACGCGAAATAGGGTGTTCGGAACGCGGGATAACAGTAATGTTTTCGTCGTTTACGGTTGTCATTGTAGGGCGCTTCTCAGGTGTTGAATCGGCACGTTGAGATTGACGAACCGTTTTTTTAATAGGGGCTGTTTTATGGGGTTGAGCGGTGTTCTGCTCTTTAGATGCGGTTTGCGCATGAGCAGAATGAGTGACTGGCCTTTTACCGGCTGCCTGTATATCTCGCGAAGTATCACGATGTTGTTCTACATCTTCAGGGGATGCGTCTGTATTGCGAGATAAAATATTACGGCAGAAATTTGCTACTCGGTTAAAAATAGTACACCTCGATGTCATTACCAATATTCATTAAACAAAAATAAGCGGCTAATCATAGCTCACAGAAGTTTCTTTGAGAATGGTTAAACGAATAAAAGTCATCTCTAATTATAAACGTTACCAATAAAATTTACGCAAAATAATAGCTCAAAAAGCGATCTCACTATAGAAGTATAGGTTTAGAAGCCTTATTTTAAGCGCTTTTTTGTTGTTAGATGATTATTCAACTTCAAACTATGGGGTTAAATAACAGCCTAATCTATCTCCGTAAAAAATTACGTGAAAGTAAATGTTTATCTTACTTAAAAGAGCACGATAGGACGTTATCGCCAACCAATTGGCAAAAAGATGCGGGAAGGATAGATTTTATGTGATAGCTAACGCAAGGAATAAGCTCTGAGCTGAACATAACAGGATGTAGAGTTCCCTTGTAACGGCGCAGTAATATGCGCCGTTCAGGACTCCATATAGACACTAGCCAGCCATTTGCTTTTCGCGAATTTCAGCTAATGTTTTACAGTCGATACATAAATCAGCGGTAGGACGGGCTTCCAAACGGCGGATACCAATTTCTACACCACATGATTCACAATAGCCAAAGTCGTCATCTTCAACTTTTTTCAGCGTTTTTTCGATTTTCTTAATCAGTTTACGTTCACGGTCCCGGTTACGTAATTCAAGGCTGAATTCTTCTTCCTGAGCGGCTCTATCAACGGGGTCTGGAAAGTTAGCTGCCTCATCTTGCATATGAGTAACAGTCCGGTCCACTTCATCTCTGAGTTGATTGCGCCATGCTTCGAGAATGAGCTTAAAATGCGCCAACTGGGCCTCGTTCATGTACTCTTCGCCAGCTTTTTCATGATAGGGTTCAACCCCAGCAATGGCGAGAATGCTTAAGGACGATGTCTTACGTTTTTGCCCTTCTTGCATAATGCTTCTCCTACACACGCAAATTTTACAAAAACCCCAAGGGGGAAAAATTAAGGTCGCTATAAATAGCAGAAGACTGCGCTCTTGGCAATCGTTCCTGCAATGAGTTTTGTAATGCTGTGAGGGCGAGCGTGTTTATTCCCTTTTTAGCGCCCAGAACTCTGCGGCCTCGTATAAAAAACGGTTAAAAAAACTTTATTTAATAGAGTTAAAGTGAATCTGCTTACTTAACACCATTTGTTGAACAGTTATATCAGCTTGATAACAAAGCACTTCAACACCACTTTGTCTCGCTTCCTCCAATAAGAGCGCATATTGTTTATCAATATGTGCCGCTGCAGATGCTACGTGAATACCTGTGTGTAAAGCAACAAACAATAGTATGGCTCTTTTTCCTTCTTTCGCAATATGCATGAGCTCTCTTAAATGTTTTTGGCCTCTAAGTGTCACTGCATCAGGAAAGAACCCCTGATTATTTTCTAGTAAAGTTACTGATTTTACTTCGATAAAGCAATCTGGTAATCCATTTTGCGTGAGATAGAAATCGATTCGGCTATTTTCTGTGCCATATTTAACTTCAGGCTTTATTACGCTGTATTCGGATAATTCTGGAATGTGTTTTTCGGCTAAGGCTTGTGCAACTAATTGGTTCGCACGAAGGGTATTAATGCAAATAAAGTGGCCATTTGTGGTTTGGGTTAACTCCCAACTATACGGATATTTGCGTTTTGTATTATTGGACGTCGAATACCAGATGGTATCACCAGGGGTAGCACAACCTGTCATAGCGCCTGTATTCGCACAGTGAATTGTAATTTCTTCGCCGCTCGGTAAAGTAACATCAGCCAAAAAGCGCTTGTAACGTTTAATTAAAGTAGCTGGTTGTAAGGCGGGTTCAAATTCCATGGGATCTCCGCTATCGTTGTCGGTAATATGCTTACTGGCAAAAGAGGCTAATGCTACAATGTCTGACAGTAAAAGTTAAATACATGGAGTGATAACCTCAGTGTTACCGATATTCGAAGTTTGTGAGGACATACTTACCGCGTTAGTCGCTTCACCTCAAGTTTTGCTTCATGCACCTACAGGTGCAGGTAAATCAACGGTTTTACCGTTAGAAATATTAAAAAGTGGGGTTATTGATGGGCGGGTTATTATGTTGGAACCCCGTCGCTTAGCGGCACGTTCAGTAGCGGCTCGCCTCGCACAGCAACTTGGTGAAGATATCGGTCATACCATTGGTTTACGCATGCGATCTGAAACTAGAGTTAGTCGCCACACGCGTCTTGAAGTCGTGACAGAAGGCGTACTGACCCGCTTACTGCAAAATGACCCAATGCTTGAAGGGGTTGGCTTAGTCATTTTAGATGAGTTTCATGAACGAAATTTACAGGCAGACTTAGGTCTCGCTTTGTTAATTGATTCACAGCAAGCCTTACGTGAAGATTTACGTATTTTATTAATGTCAGCGACATTGGATAATCAAGGGCTGAATCAGTTGTTTCCTGATGCTCCAGTTATCACTTCACAAGGGCGCACGTTCCCCGTAATACGTGAATATCATCCTATTAACCCAAATAAACTCTTTCATAAAGAAGTAGCACTAGCGGCTTGGCAGTTATTGCAACAAGAGCACGGGTCTTTATTATTATTTCTTCCAGGTATGGGGGAAATCGAGAAAGTAAGAGTAGAACTCGCTTCGATGGTAAGTGAGGACATACTTTTATGTCCTTTATACGGAGCATTATCTCTACAGGCTCAGCAACAGGCGATACAGCTAGCACCAGAAAGAATGCGAAAGGTCGTATTAGCCACCAATATTGCGGAAACCAGTTTAACGATTGAAGGGATCCGCCTTGTGATGGACAGTGGTTTTGAACGTGTGGGGCAGTTCAACCCACGAACAGGACTGACAAAGCTCATTAAACAGCGAATCAGCCAAGCATCGATGGCGCAGCGAGCCGGTCGAGCAGGCCGTTTAGAAGCAGGTGTTTGTTGGCACTTATTTAGTGAAGAGCAAGCTGAACGTGCGGCTCAATTTAGCGAGGCTGAAATTGCACAAAGTGACCTAAGCAACTTATGGTTATCTTTATTACAGTGGGGCTGTCACGACGCGGCACAGCTGAATTGGCTGACTTTACCCCCGAAACCTGCGATATCTGCGGCAAAAAATTTACTTAATCAATTAGGTGCCATTGATGTGGCTGGTAAGTTAACGCCTTTTGGGCAGCAGATGGCGGTGTTAGGCAGTTCAGTGCGAACAGCGGCAATGCTATGTAAGGCACAACAAACCCAAAATCAGCATGTTATTCAATTAGCTGCGTTGCTGGTGGCGATTATCGAGGAACCTCCTCGTCAACAAGATGCGGATCTTCGTTATTATATAGAAAGGCCAACTGAGGGGTGGTGCAAGAGAGCATCAGCACTTTGCGAACAAAAAGTGTTGAGTACCATTGGCCAGCAAGATGCGCTAATTAGTGAGTGGTTACCAACGTTGTTAGCTGTGGGTTATCCCGATCGCATTGCGAAATCTCGAGATAACCAACATCGCTATCAATTAGCGAGTGGTTTGGGGGCAATATTGGGTGAATCGGATAGGCTAATGGGAGAGTCGTGGTTAATGGTGGTGTCTTTATGGCAACCCGAAAATATGGCGGATGCGCGTATTTCCTTGGCTTACCCTATTGAAATTGACAGATTACAAGCAGATTGCCCATCTTTATTTAACACTCAAGAAACGGTCGAATGGGATGAACAAAAAGGGA includes these proteins:
- the folK gene encoding 2-amino-4-hydroxy-6-hydroxymethyldihydropteridine diphosphokinase; this translates as MEQVYIAVGSNLGEPLLQAQQAIAALDAIPNSRVVSTSSVYRTKPLGPQDQPDFLNLAVLLETSLEPEVLLNHTQKIELELGRVRKEERWGPRTLDLDIMLFGNRIINTERLIVPHYGLKEREFMLYPLSEIAPSLVFPDGEKLSERLTQVPRNGLTFWDIPA
- the dksA gene encoding RNA polymerase-binding protein DksA, which codes for MQEGQKRKTSSLSILAIAGVEPYHEKAGEEYMNEAQLAHFKLILEAWRNQLRDEVDRTVTHMQDEAANFPDPVDRAAQEEEFSLELRNRDRERKLIKKIEKTLKKVEDDDFGYCESCGVEIGIRRLEARPTADLCIDCKTLAEIREKQMAG
- the hrpB gene encoding ATP-dependent helicase HrpB gives rise to the protein MLPIFEVCEDILTALVASPQVLLHAPTGAGKSTVLPLEILKSGVIDGRVIMLEPRRLAARSVAARLAQQLGEDIGHTIGLRMRSETRVSRHTRLEVVTEGVLTRLLQNDPMLEGVGLVILDEFHERNLQADLGLALLIDSQQALREDLRILLMSATLDNQGLNQLFPDAPVITSQGRTFPVIREYHPINPNKLFHKEVALAAWQLLQQEHGSLLLFLPGMGEIEKVRVELASMVSEDILLCPLYGALSLQAQQQAIQLAPERMRKVVLATNIAETSLTIEGIRLVMDSGFERVGQFNPRTGLTKLIKQRISQASMAQRAGRAGRLEAGVCWHLFSEEQAERAAQFSEAEIAQSDLSNLWLSLLQWGCHDAAQLNWLTLPPKPAISAAKNLLNQLGAIDVAGKLTPFGQQMAVLGSSVRTAAMLCKAQQTQNQHVIQLAALLVAIIEEPPRQQDADLRYYIERPTEGWCKRASALCEQKVLSTIGQQDALISEWLPTLLAVGYPDRIAKSRDNQHRYQLASGLGAILGESDRLMGESWLMVVSLWQPENMADARISLAYPIEIDRLQADCPSLFNTQETVEWDEQKGTLLAWKRLQCGQLIVKSERLSNPDKAEIRQALVYWLKQNGLQQLNWQEDALQLCIRCMLAKRHFPDIAFPDFDDIALLDSLDEWLEPYLDGITNKQKLQQIDLASLLINRLDWQQQQWLESMFPKTYRAPSLHDVSIHYSLDKPPVIAIRMQEMYGEKANPTVAQGKIPITLSLLSPAMRPLQITQDLGAFWQGSYKEIQKEMKGRYPKHLWPDDPANTAPTRQTKKAMMGAK
- the sfsA gene encoding DNA/RNA nuclease SfsA, which translates into the protein MEFEPALQPATLIKRYKRFLADVTLPSGEEITIHCANTGAMTGCATPGDTIWYSTSNNTKRKYPYSWELTQTTNGHFICINTLRANQLVAQALAEKHIPELSEYSVIKPEVKYGTENSRIDFYLTQNGLPDCFIEVKSVTLLENNQGFFPDAVTLRGQKHLRELMHIAKEGKRAILLFVALHTGIHVASAAAHIDKQYALLLEEARQSGVEVLCYQADITVQQMVLSKQIHFNSIK
- the panB gene encoding 3-methyl-2-oxobutanoate hydroxymethyltransferase, which gives rise to MKPISLADLCQFKKDKHKFATMTAYDSSFAQLFYEQGIQVMLVGDSLGMTIQGESSTLPVTVEQIAYHTRCVRKGAPNAFIIADMPFMSYATPEQACSNAAILMQAGANMVKIEGGSWLCDTVKMLGERSVPVCGHLGLTPQAVNVLGGYKVQGRDEVTANQLLKDAIALENAGIQLLVLECVPTALASHVSEELLLPVIGIGAGNGTDGQILVMHDALGITARAPKFAKNFLAQAGNLHDAIRMYIQEVEDGIYPSEAHSFS
- the pcnB gene encoding polynucleotide adenylyltransferase PcnB, encoding MTTVNDENITVIPRSEHPISRSDISDNALKVLYRLNKSGFEAYLVGGGVRDLLLGQKPKDFDITTNATPEQIRKLFRNCRLVGRRFRLAHIMFGPEIIEVATFRGHHDQNVSDDKNLSAQAQNGMLLRDNIFGSIEEDAIRRDFTVNSLYYNIEDFTLRDYVNGLKDLKAGVIRLIGDPETRYREDPVRMLRAVRFACKLNMSIEPKTAEPIYQLAHLLREIPSARLFEESLKLLQAGQGYATYKMLKKYGLFEQLFPVVASRFTDNSDSPMEKIIEQVLKNTDFRLKNDKRVNPAFLFAVMLWYPVTEHAEKLSQEGGLAYYDAFALAMNDILDEQCRSIAIPKRITTTMRDIWLLQLRLPRRQGRRANKLMEHPKFRAAFDLLELRANVEHRNELQELALWWTDFQQANNIKQREMISELGSAPTRRRHRPRSSQGGTGARRPNKS